The following proteins are co-located in the Setaria viridis chloroplast, complete genome genome:
- the ndhB gene encoding NADH-plastoquinone oxidoreductase subunit 2 — MIWHVQNENFILDSTRIFMKAFHLLLFNGSFIFPECILIFGLILLLMIDLTSDQKDRPWFYFISSTSLVISITALLFRWREEPIISFSGNFQTNNFNEIFQFLILLCSTLCIPLSVEYIECTEMAITEFLLFVLTATLGGMFLCGANDLITIFVAPECFSLCSYLLSGYTKRDLRSNEATMKYLLMGGASSSILVHGFSWLYGSSGGEIELQEIVNGLINTQMYNSPGISIALIFITVGLGFKLSPAPFHQWTPDVYEGSPTPVVAFLSVTSKVAASALATRILDIPFYFSSNEWHLLLEILAILSMILGNLLAITQTSMKRMLAYSSIGQIGYVIIGIIVGDSNDGYASMITYMLFYISMNLGTFACIVLFGLRTGTDNIRDYAGLYTKDPFLALSLALCLLSLGGLPPLAGFFGKLYLFWCGWQAGLYFLVSIGLLTSVLSIYYYLKIIKLLMTGRNQEITPYVRNYRRSPLRSNNSIELSMTVCVIASTIPGISMNPILAIAQDTLF; from the exons ATGATCTGGCATGTACAGAATGAAAACTTCATTCTCGATTCTACGAGAATTTTTATGAAAGCGTTTCATTTGCTTCTCTTCAATGGAAGTTTCATTTTCCCAGAATGTATCCTAATTTTTGGCCTAATTCTTCTTCTGATGATCGATTTAACCTCTGATCAAAAAGATAGACCTTGGTTCTATTTCATCTCTTCAACAAGTTTAGTAATAAGCATAACGGCCCTATTGTTCCGATGGAGAGAAGAACCTATAATTAGCTTTTCGGGAAATTTCCAAACGAACAATTTCAACGAAATCTTTCAATTTCTTATTTTATTATGTTCAACTTTATGTATTCCTCTATCCGTAGAGTACATTGAATGTACAGAAATGGCTATAACAGAGTTTCTGTTATTCGTATTAACAGCTACTCTAGGGGGAATGTTTTTATGTGGTGCTAACGATTTAATAACTATCTTTGTAGCTCCAGAATGTTTCAGTTTATGTTCCTACCTATTGTCTGGATATACCAAGAGAGATCTACGGTCTAATGAGGCTACTATGAAATATTTACTCATGGGTGGGGCAAGCTCTTCTATTCTGGTTCATGGTTTCTCTTGGCTATATGGTTCATCTGGGGGGGAGATCGAGCTTCAAGAAATTGTGAATGGTCTTATCAATACACAAATGTATAACTCCCCAGGAATTTCAATTGCGCTTATATTCATCACTGTAGGACTTGGGTTCAAGCTTTCCCCAGCCCCTTTTCATCAATGGACTCCTGACGTCTACGAAGGA TCCCCCACTCCAGTCGTTGCTTTTCTTTCTGTTACTTCGAAAGTAGCTGCTTCAGCTTTAGCCACGCGAATTCTCGATATTCCTTTTTATTTCTCATCAAACGAATGGCATCTTCTTCTGGAAATCCTAGCTATTCTTAGCATGATATTGGGGAATCTCCTTGCTATTACTCAAACAAGCATGAAACGTATGCTTGCATATTCGTCCATAGGGCAAATCGGATATGTAATTATTGGAATAATTGTTGGAGACTCAAATGATGGATATGCAAGCATGATAACTTATATGCTGTTCTATATCTCCATGAATCTAGGAACTTTTGCTTGCATTGTATTATTTGGTCTACGTACCGGAACTGATAACATTCGAGATTATGCAGGATTATACACGAAAGATCCTTTTTTGGCTCTCTCTTTAGCCCTATGTCTCTTATCCCTAGGAGGCCTTCCTCCACTAGCAGGTTTCTTCGGAAAACTCTATCTATTCTGGTGTGGATGGCAAGCAGGCCTATATTTCTTGGTTTCAATAGGACTCCTTACGAGCGTTCTTTCTATCTACTATTATCTAAAAATAATCAAGTTATTAATGACTGGACGAAACCAAGAAATAACCCCTTATGTGCGAAATTATAGAAGATCCCCTTTAAGATCAAACAATTCCATCGAATTGAGTATGACTGTATGTGTGATAGCATCTACTATACCAGGAATATCAATGAACCCCATTCTTGCAATTGCTCAGGATACCCTCTTTTAG
- the ycf68 gene encoding hypothetical chloroplast RF68, whose product MAYSSCLNRSLKPNKLLLRRIDGAIQVRSHVDLTFYSLVGSGRSGGGPPRLLSSRESIHPLSVYGELSLEHRLRFVLNGKMEHLTTHLHRPRTTRSPLSFWGDGGIVPFEPFFHAFPGGLEKAVINRTSLILPS is encoded by the coding sequence ATGGCGTACTCCTCCTGTTTGAATCGGAGTTTGAAACCAAACAAACTTCTCCTCAGGAGGATAGATGGGGCGATTCAGGTGAGATCCCATGTAGATCTAACTTTCTATTCACTCGTGGGATCCGGGCGGTCCGGGGGGGGGCCACCGCGGCTCCTCTCTTCTCGAGAATCCATACATCCCTTATCAGTGTATGGAGAGCTATCTCTCGAGCACAGGTTGAGGTTCGTCCTCAATGGGAAAATGGAGCACCTAACAACGCATCTTCACAGACCAAGAACTACGAGATCACCCCTTTCATTCTGGGGTGACGGAGGGATCGTACCATTCGAGCCTTTTTTTCATGCTTTTCCCGGCGGTCTGGAGAAAGCAGTAATCAATAGGACTTCCCTAATCCTCCCTTCCTGA
- the rps7 gene encoding ribosomal protein S7 encodes MSRRGTAEKRTAKSDPIFRNRLVNMVVNRIMKDGKKSLAYQILYRAVKKIQQKTETNPLLVLRQAIRRVTPNIGVKTRRNKKGSTRKVPIEIGSKQGRALAIRWLLEASQKRPGRNMAFKLSSELVDAAKGSGGAIRKKEATHRMAEANRALAHFR; translated from the coding sequence ATGTCACGTCGAGGTACTGCAGAAAAAAGAACCGCAAAATCCGATCCAATTTTTCGTAATCGATTAGTTAACATGGTGGTTAACCGTATTATGAAAGACGGAAAAAAATCATTGGCTTATCAAATTCTCTATCGAGCCGTGAAAAAGATTCAACAAAAGACAGAAACAAATCCACTATTGGTTTTACGTCAAGCAATACGTAGAGTAACTCCCAATATAGGAGTAAAAACAAGACGTAATAAAAAAGGATCGACGCGGAAAGTTCCGATTGAAATAGGATCTAAACAAGGAAGAGCACTTGCCATTCGTTGGTTATTAGAAGCATCCCAAAAGCGTCCGGGTCGAAATATGGCTTTCAAATTAAGTTCCGAATTAGTAGATGCTGCCAAAGGGAGTGGGGGTGCCATACGCAAAAAGGAAGCGACTCATAGAATGGCAGAGGCAAATAGAGCTCTTGCGCATTTTCGTTAA
- the rpl23 gene encoding ribosomal protein L23: protein MDGIKYAVFTEKSLRLLGKNQYTSNVESGFTKTEIKHWVELFFGVKVVAVNSHRLPGKGRRMGPILGHTMHYRRMIITLQPGYSIPLLDRETN, encoded by the coding sequence ATGGATGGAATCAAATACGCAGTATTTACAGAAAAGAGTCTTCGTTTATTGGGAAAGAATCAATATACTTCTAATGTCGAATCGGGATTCACTAAGACAGAAATAAAGCATTGGGTCGAACTCTTCTTTGGTGTTAAGGTAGTAGCTGTGAATAGCCATCGACTACCCGGAAAGGGTAGAAGAATGGGACCTATTCTGGGACATACAATGCATTACAGACGTATGATCATTACCCTTCAACCGGGTTATTCTATTCCACTTCTAGATAGAGAAACGAACTAA